In the Pithys albifrons albifrons isolate INPA30051 chromosome 3, PitAlb_v1, whole genome shotgun sequence genome, one interval contains:
- the LOC139670726 gene encoding uncharacterized protein, with the protein MASEPEPTRRRRRCCCCGQDSPDIPKDSRGEGGGSRRGSLCDRRCSTINNDLGDLGCHRPRGPPAVPTPPCCPQHSEEVCESCVLRTTLTAENAVEANKLSNNYKFGFKKWKSHVTARPWEDRSEIVKELYSDLTVVRGLPGSTLTCGNVLYLLLFGWWLSLLHGLVAAGMFLTILGAPYGRLCWHLAGYFLWPFGKVIQKVEVPKCHEAGTGESSALLGGPAPLQWHSWCWEGTGHWRRVALVAWLCLGFPVLALAHGLVSVTAWLLIVTIPVAKLSARSATRVLLLPPERVCVRRLRATEVPPEGQVILCCHRAANPYYYKYSVHGINVFAVSLLLLVLVTLVLGYVDSHNRLSGSTLKFSLALLSIMPLSYYIGMAIASISAQSTFAVGAVVNATFGSITELTFYISALLKGSREGSACYAEVVKAALTGTLVGCVLFVPGLCMVIGGIRHQEQRFNSRSAGVSSALLFLSVGGVFAPTLFSKVYGKLVCGECHNVTQNPLGHYLCHNCHFDLMDSNGTLYYSHVQPLVYTVSLLLPAAYLVGLCFTLKTHSHIYDIHISGCHMPGHQHRAEVHWPRWQALAILLLSTLCMSACADLATEHISPILTNSTISQYFIGVTVLAMVPELPEIVNGIQFALQNNLSLSIEIGNCIAVQVCMLQIPILVLFTIFYPTNFTLVFSDLHVYASMFSVVLMNYIFMDGKCDYFQGTVLVMVYFILLAVYFFAPSPRGC; encoded by the exons ATGGCCAGCGAGCCCGAGCCCacccggcgccgccgccgctgctgctgctgcgggcAGGACTCGCCCG ACATTCCCAAGGATTCCCGGGGGGAAGGCGGCGGGTCCCGCCGGGGCTCCCTCTGCGACCGGCGCTGCTCCACCATCAACAACGACCTGGGCGACCTGGGCTGTCACCGGCCCCGCGGCCCCCCCG cCGTGCCCACCCCGCCGTGCTGCCCCCAGCACTCGGAGGAGGTGTGTGAGAGCTGCGTGCTCCGCACCACCCTGACCGCCGAGAACGCCGTCGAGGCCAACAAGCTCTCCAACAACTACAAG ttCGGCTTCAAGAAGTGGAAGAGCCACGTGACGGCGCGGCCGTGGGAGGACCGGTCTGAGATCGTCAAGGAGCTCTACTCTGACCTCACCGTGGTCCGGGGCTTGCCAG ggtCCACACTGACTTGTGGGAACGTCCTGTACCTGCTGCTCTTTGGCTGGTGGCTCTCACTCCTGCACGGCCTTGTGGCTGCCGGGATGTTCCTCACCATCCTGGGGGCTCCCTATG gGCGGCTCTGCTGGCACCTGGCCGGGTATTTCCTGTGGCCCTTCGGCAAAGTCATCCAGAAAGTGGAG GTCCCCAAATGCCACGAGGCTGGCACGGGGGAGAGCTCGGCCCTGCTCGGGGGTCCGGCCCCACTCCAGTGGCACTCGTggtgctgggagggcacaggacACTGG CGACGCGTGGCCTTGGtggcctggctgtgcctgggcttccctgtgctggcactggcacacGGGCTGGTGAGTGTCACCGCCTGGCTGCTCATCGTCACCATCCCCGTGGCCAAGCTGAGTGCCCGCAGTGCCACCCgcgtcctgctgctgccccccgAGCGTGTCTGTGTCCGCAGGCTGAGGGCG acGGAGGTGCCCCCCGAGGGGCAGGTGATCCTGTGCTGTCACCGCGCTGCCAACCCCTACTACTACAAGTACAGCGTGCACGGCATCAACGTCTTCGCCGTCAGT ctgctgctgctggtgctggtgacGCTGGTCCTGGGCTACGTGGACAGCCACAACCGCCTGAGCGGCTCCACACTCAAGttctccctggccctgctctccaTCATGCCCCTCTCCTACTACATCGGGATGGCCATCgccag CATCTCGGCTCAGAGCACGTTCGCGGTGGGCGCCGTGGTCAACGCCACCTTTGGCTCCATCACCGAGCTCACCTTCTACATCAGCGCGTTGCTCAAGGGCTCCCGCGAGGGCAGCGCCTGCTACGCCGAGGTGGTCAAGGCGGCGCTGACCGGCACTCTGGTGGGCTGCGTCCTCTTTGTCCCG GGGCTGTGCATGGTCATCGGTGGCATCCGGCACCAGGAGCAGCGCTTCAACAGCCGCTCTGCCGGTGTCAGCTCCgccctgctcttcctctccGTGGGGG gTGTCTTTGCCCCGACCCTCTTCTCCAAGGTCTACGGGAAGTTGGTGTGTGGCGAGTGCCACAACGTCACCCAGAACCCGCTGGGCCACTACCTGTGCCACAACTGTCACTTCGACCTG ATGGACAGCAATGGCACCCTCTACTACAGCCACGTCCA gcCCCTGGTGTACACggtgtccctgctgctgccggCCGCCTACCTCGTCGGGCTCTGCTTCACCCTCAAGACACACTCGCACATCTACGACATCCACATCAGCGGCTGCCACA TGCCCGGCCACCAGCACCGCGCCGAGGTGCACTGGCCGCGCTGGCAAGCCCTGgccatcctgctgctctccacCCTCTGCATGTCGGCCTGTGCTGACCTGGCCACGGAGCACATCAGCCCCATCCTCACCAACTCCACCATCTCGCAG tACTTCATCGGTGTCACCGTGCTGGCCATGGTGCCTGAGCTGCCAGAGATTGTCAATGGCATCCAGTTTGCCCTCCAGAACAACCTGAGCTTGAG CATCGAGATCGGGAACTGCATCGCGGTGCAGGTGTGCATGCTCCAGATCCCCATCCTGGTGCTCTTCACCATCTTCTAC cccaccaACTTCACGCTGGTGTTCAGTGACCTGCACGTCTACGCCAGCATGTTCAGCGTGGTGCTCATGAACTACATCTTCATGGATGGCAAATGTGACTATTTCCAAG ggacagtgctgGTCATGGTTTACTTCATCCTGCTGGCCGTGTATTTCTTCGCGCCGTCGCCGCGAggctgctga
- the TMEM209 gene encoding transmembrane protein 209: MTPPKSPDPSPPAPTVRMKRQAESRKVVLAWGLLNISVAGLIYTEMTGKVLSTYYSIPCLPLWYLELFLAALFSLNALWDFWCYFSFAAVPAGLGGSPGQLGSGWLRSPAVPGTPPRDPAAKRALPVPPCPPIQGQCVLSYSPSRSPSASPKFSPGCLGGFSPHLQALGSASPTHGGGSITYSPGSSYSKVSSLGPSPNGSPYAADGGGLRSHYRLSPILYNNSPQKEDYISDVKALDTFLRNEEEKQHRVQLGSSDSSSPSSSPTFWNYGRSMADHAQILRKFQYQLACRSQAPSAHKDEADLSSKQAAEEVWARVMMNRQLLDHMDSWTAKFRNWINDTILVPLVEEMESVSTQLRRMGCPELQIGEASISSLKQAALVKAPLIPTLNALVQYLDLTPNQEYLVERIRELSQGGCMSSFRWNAGGDFKGRKWDTDLPTDSSILMHVFCTYLDSRLPPHPKYPDGKTFTSQHFIQTPDKPDTSNENLFCIYQSSINPPHYELIYECHVYSLPKGRNNMFHTLLMFLYIIKTKESGMLGRVNLGLSGVNILWIFGE, translated from the exons ATGACGCCCCCCAAGAGCCCCGACCCGTCTCCGCCGGCCCCGACCGTGAGGATGAAGAGACAGGCCGAGAGCAGGAAGGTGGTTCTGGCCTGGGGGCTCCTCAACATCTCCGTGGCCGGGCTGATCTACACTGAGAT gACTGGCAAAGTGCTGAGCACCTACTACAGCATCCCCTGCTTGCCCCTCTGGTACCTGG AGCTGTTTCTCGCCGCCCTGTTCAGCCTCAACGCCCTCTGGGATTTCTGGTGCTATTTCAGCTTCGCGGCGGTGCCGGCCGGACTCGGGGGCAGCCCCGGCCAGCTCGGCTCGGGGTGGCTGCGCTCACCAG ctGTGCCGGGGACGCCGCCGCGGGATCCGGCAGCCAAGCGGGCGCTGCCGGTGCCGCCGTGCCCGCCCATCCAGGGGCAGTGTGTGCTCAGCTACAGCCCATCCCgctcccccagtgccagccccaagTTCTCCCCGGGCTGCCTGGGTGGGTTCAGCCCCCACCTGCaggccctgggcagtgccagccccaccCACGGCGGAGGATCCATCACCTACTCCCCCGGCAGCAGCTACAGCAAG GTTTCCAGCCTGGGCCCCTCTCCCAACGGCTCCCCGTACGCCGCGGACGGCGGAGGGCTGAGGTCCCACTACCGCCTCTCCCCCATCCTCTACAACAACTCCCCCCAGAAGGAGGATTACATCAGTGATGTCAAAGCCCTGGACACCTTCCTGAGGAAcgaggaggagaagcagcaccGAGTCCAGCTGG GAAGTTCAGATTCCAGCTCTCCCTCCAGCAGCCCAACCTTCTGGAACTACGGCCGGTCCATGGCAGACCATGCCCAGATCCTGAGGAAGTTCCAGTACCAGCTGGCCTGCAGGTCCCAGGCCCCCTCAGCACACAAGGACGAGGCTGATCTCAGCTCCAAACAGGCTGCAGAGGAG GTCTGGGCTCGGGTGATGATGAACCGGCAGCTCCTGGACCACATGGATTCCTGGACAGCCAAGTTCAGGAAT TGGATCAATGACACCATCCTGGTGCCACTGGTGGAGGAGATGGAGTCTGTGAGCACTCAGCTGAGGAGGATGGGCTGTCCAGAGCTGCAGATTGGAG AGGCCAGCATCAGCAGCCTGAAGCAGGCAGCCCTGGTGAAGGCACCGCTCATCCCCACGCTGAACGCCCTGGTGCAGTACCTGGACCTCACCCCAAACCAGGAGTACTTGGTGGAAAGGATCAGAG agctgtcccaggggggCTGCATGAGCTCCTTCCGCTGGAACGCAGGGGGAGACTTCAAGGGCCGCAAGTGGGACACGGACCTGCCCACGGACTCCTCG ATCCTCATGCACGTGTTCTGCACCTACCTGGACTCCCggctcccaccccaccccaagTATCCCGACGGGAAAACCTTCACGTCACAGCACTTCATCCAGACTCCAGATAAACCAG ACACCTCCAACGAGAACTTGTTCTGCATCTACCAGAGCAGCATCAACCCGCCCCACTACGAGCTGATCTACGAGTGCCACGTGTACAGCCTGCCCaag GGCAGGAACAACATGTTCCACACCCTGCTGATGTTCCTGTACATCATAAAGACCAAGGAATCCGGGATGCTGGG GCGTGTGAATCTCGGATTGTCGGGAGTGAACATCCTGTGGATCTTTGGAGAGTAA